From Nitrobacter sp. NHB1, a single genomic window includes:
- a CDS encoding tyrosinase family protein — protein sequence MATNEAQRPGLPAPFTWSDVEAILAAAGGAKGPGSLTGLTLPEFLTLQLHGMPLVAPLATTCCGENNAKGRGARSALIRGLRGLPPFDGKQFPRLPWGGSPVADEDIDRIETWIEEGCPEGLIGSVALAGEVSVTAEARVQVKGLAGPVFGPASDPAAWRYAKGELRQRMDVDVLGEPQKERLRYAFRELYKLNKWVGDKRSYNNLALIHQNHCQHGWERFLPWHRVYLYEFEQALQDFCPDVTMPWWDFPAPRYKPEHPADGAILPDAFKGFLTDASVRFLRAHGFPAEVDTLVGQLWANPTQVYDAVSAACGKDYVEGENRKRLIDALLEANSLWYPLRYSGQFGKGTINTAIHYHYPAQEDIDEILSLRTFRDFGGGSLYVDSFGFLDQNPHNTMHIWTGGMNPAFATDAPANRNSAVRVAGRKFHQRDDLYSEPQFGDMFSNLTASYDPIFWPVHANIDRLWWRWQQDHPDGLPADLDSAVTPWSYAVRDTLDMNRFGYEYVRGGCLMPVGLTNPVGRFVSAPIAVPDATKTFRSAEVRLHRVPQLPRSCFIRVFLNTPDADASTPLNVPGYAGYAAVFGHGECFGGPGHCDIPPTENRKFDLRERSMNTPRNHRIDVTRAARRLIAAGATRLTVSLVVIGASYEEDRELLRLDGVSLNFLD from the coding sequence GTGGCCACAAATGAAGCGCAGCGGCCAGGTTTGCCCGCGCCATTTACATGGAGCGATGTCGAAGCGATCCTCGCGGCGGCGGGCGGCGCCAAGGGACCCGGCAGCCTGACCGGGCTGACGCTGCCGGAATTCCTGACGCTCCAGCTACATGGGATGCCGCTGGTCGCGCCGCTCGCCACCACGTGCTGCGGCGAAAACAATGCCAAGGGCCGTGGTGCGCGATCGGCGCTGATCCGCGGGCTGCGCGGACTGCCACCGTTCGACGGGAAGCAGTTTCCCCGACTGCCCTGGGGCGGCTCACCGGTCGCCGATGAGGACATCGACCGGATCGAAACCTGGATCGAGGAAGGCTGTCCCGAGGGACTGATCGGGTCGGTTGCGCTCGCCGGCGAAGTCAGCGTGACGGCCGAGGCCCGCGTCCAGGTCAAGGGGCTTGCCGGTCCCGTGTTTGGCCCGGCATCCGATCCGGCGGCGTGGCGCTACGCCAAAGGCGAGTTGCGGCAGCGAATGGATGTCGATGTACTGGGCGAGCCGCAGAAAGAGCGGCTGCGCTACGCCTTTCGCGAACTCTACAAGCTCAACAAATGGGTCGGTGACAAGCGCAGCTACAACAATCTGGCCTTGATCCATCAGAACCACTGTCAGCACGGCTGGGAGCGCTTCCTGCCGTGGCATCGCGTGTATCTTTATGAGTTCGAACAAGCCCTGCAGGACTTTTGCCCGGATGTGACCATGCCGTGGTGGGATTTCCCGGCTCCGCGCTACAAGCCGGAGCATCCGGCTGACGGCGCGATCCTTCCCGATGCATTCAAGGGCTTCCTCACCGATGCCTCGGTTCGCTTCCTGCGCGCTCATGGTTTCCCGGCCGAGGTCGACACGCTGGTGGGCCAACTATGGGCCAATCCGACGCAAGTCTATGATGCGGTCAGCGCCGCTTGCGGCAAGGACTATGTGGAGGGGGAGAACCGCAAAAGGCTGATCGACGCGTTGCTCGAAGCCAATTCGCTCTGGTATCCGCTGCGCTATTCCGGCCAATTCGGCAAAGGCACGATCAACACGGCCATCCACTACCACTATCCGGCACAGGAAGACATCGACGAGATTCTCAGTCTGCGCACCTTCCGCGATTTCGGCGGCGGCAGCCTCTATGTCGACAGCTTCGGATTCCTGGACCAGAACCCGCACAACACCATGCATATCTGGACCGGAGGCATGAACCCGGCGTTCGCGACCGATGCTCCCGCCAACCGCAACAGCGCGGTGCGTGTTGCCGGCCGCAAGTTCCACCAGCGCGACGATCTCTATTCGGAGCCCCAGTTCGGCGACATGTTCTCGAACCTGACCGCGTCCTACGACCCGATCTTCTGGCCCGTGCACGCGAATATCGACCGGCTCTGGTGGCGCTGGCAGCAGGATCATCCGGACGGCCTGCCAGCCGATCTCGATTCCGCTGTGACGCCGTGGAGCTACGCCGTTCGCGATACGCTCGACATGAACCGCTTCGGCTATGAGTATGTTCGCGGCGGATGCCTCATGCCGGTGGGATTGACCAATCCCGTCGGACGCTTCGTCTCGGCGCCGATTGCCGTACCCGATGCAACGAAGACCTTCCGCTCGGCGGAAGTGCGGCTGCACCGCGTGCCGCAACTGCCGCGCTCATGCTTTATCCGCGTGTTTCTCAACACGCCGGATGCCGACGCCAGCACGCCGCTGAACGTGCCGGGCTACGCCGGTTACGCTGCGGTCTTCGGCCATGGTGAATGTTTCGGCGGGCCGGGGCATTGCGACATTCCGCCAACGGAGAATCGCAAGTTCGATCTGCGCGAGCGCAGCATGAACACGCCGCGCAACCACCGCATCGATGTGACCCGCGCGGCACGGCGGCTGATCGCGGCCGGTGCCACCCGCCTCACGGTGAGCCTGGTGGTGATCGGCGCCTCCTATGAGGAAGACCGCGAGTTGCTGAGGCTGGACGGGGTCTCGCTCAACTTTCTCGATTGA
- a CDS encoding phage tail protein: protein MSDVFVGQVLPVGFPFAPRGLAKCDGQILPIAQNQVLFSLLGTIYGGNGTNTFGLPDLRGRAPVGFGPSADPGWSISPYELGEKGGTATVMLTTAQLPSHAHQCGGTTTQGDKGNPTNALYGANSAPIYGTAGTGEVILSEGSIARVGGNLAHDNMQPFAAINFCIALTGIFPSRS from the coding sequence ATGTCTGATGTGTTCGTTGGCCAGGTGTTGCCGGTTGGATTTCCGTTCGCGCCGCGCGGCCTCGCCAAATGCGACGGTCAGATCCTGCCGATCGCGCAGAACCAGGTCCTGTTCAGCCTGTTGGGCACGATCTATGGCGGCAACGGGACGAATACGTTCGGCCTGCCGGATTTGCGCGGGCGCGCGCCGGTGGGCTTCGGTCCCTCCGCCGATCCGGGCTGGTCGATTTCCCCCTACGAACTCGGCGAAAAGGGCGGTACGGCAACCGTCATGCTGACCACCGCGCAATTGCCATCGCACGCCCATCAATGCGGCGGCACCACCACCCAGGGCGACAAAGGCAATCCAACCAACGCGCTCTACGGAGCAAACAGCGCGCCGATCTACGGCACTGCCGGCACCGGCGAAGTCATCCTGTCCGAGGGAAGCATCGCGCGCGTCGGCGGCAATCTGGCGCACGACAACATGCAGCCTTTTGCCGCCATCAATTTCTGCATCGCGCTGACGGGAATATTTCCCTCCCGAAGCTGA
- a CDS encoding DUF6916 family protein: MQLMTLERFAGCLGQGFDVDLGATSVALTLSEARPLPQNGFATAMRQPFSLLFRSGSSVVLPQKTYRMTNATVGSVEIFIVPVARDRQGIVYQAIFN; the protein is encoded by the coding sequence ATGCAATTGATGACACTGGAGCGCTTCGCCGGTTGCCTGGGGCAAGGGTTCGACGTCGATCTTGGAGCGACATCGGTTGCCTTGACGTTGTCGGAAGCGCGTCCCTTGCCGCAAAACGGCTTCGCGACCGCGATGCGTCAGCCTTTCTCTCTGCTGTTTCGCAGCGGATCATCTGTTGTCCTTCCGCAGAAGACCTATCGAATGACGAACGCGACCGTCGGGTCGGTCGAAATATTCATCGTGCCGGTGGCGCGCGACCGGCAAGGGATCGTCTACCAGGCGATTTTCAATTGA
- a CDS encoding GNAT family N-acetyltransferase, with amino-acid sequence MPLPDAPPLPDFPVRDGDIPVCAEPAAAFRRATNNDLTFLRALYRSFRADEFASLAWSPEQIRVFLDQQFDLQHRSYVVTFPQADFLLILWEGMPVGRLYLDASHDHWHIVDIGLTSERRNGGLGFAVMQAVKRHAQASAAAGIALHVACDNQGAQRFYRRLGFREVAREEPTCARMVWTPEPDAVAGQVALPAVN; translated from the coding sequence ATGCCGTTGCCTGATGCGCCACCGCTGCCGGATTTTCCGGTGCGCGATGGCGACATTCCCGTTTGCGCCGAGCCAGCCGCTGCTTTTCGGCGTGCCACGAACAATGATCTGACGTTCCTGCGCGCGTTGTATCGCTCGTTCCGCGCCGACGAGTTCGCGTCGCTCGCCTGGTCCCCCGAACAGATACGCGTATTTCTGGACCAGCAGTTCGATCTCCAGCATCGCTCTTATGTCGTGACTTTTCCGCAGGCGGATTTCCTGCTGATCTTGTGGGAAGGGATGCCGGTCGGTCGGCTCTATCTCGACGCCAGCCACGACCATTGGCACATCGTCGACATCGGTCTCACATCGGAGCGGCGCAATGGCGGTCTTGGGTTCGCGGTCATGCAGGCAGTCAAGCGACACGCGCAAGCCTCGGCCGCCGCCGGCATCGCGCTGCACGTCGCCTGTGACAATCAGGGGGCGCAGCGGTTCTATCGCAGGCTGGGCTTTCGCGAGGTTGCGCGCGAAGAACCGACTTGCGCGCGGATGGTATGGACTCCCGAACCGGACGCTGTTGCAGGTCAGGTTGCGTTGCCTGCCGTCAATTGA
- a CDS encoding IPT/TIG domain-containing protein: MIDDRSQHLGLSRAESKGVSYLLALVALLFIGLLWSNPAFAAQCPTFNITVPHGGSVTTPHCSTVGFDGFNPVSSIPVGDLPQHGTLTINKGASPNTFTYTHNGDSATSDFFRIRDTDDAPIDVNVTITPPTSSITITPGSLSLQAGTAFNQTLTASGGTAPYTFSLDAGSVPPGLTLSSGGVISGTPTQRGNFSFTVKATDSTSATGLQSYSGSVADPNLTLTPTSSQGSVGTPFAVTFTGGGGVAPYSAFQPQPAQPLPPGLTLSGLTLSGTPTATGTYPFNITVQDSSTGSGTYFHDVPVTVKIVPAPPAISTVTPGSGPAAGGTAVTITGTGFTGATAVTFGSAAATAVIAVSDTSITATTPPHAAGAVAVVVTAPGGSSAPVPNGFAYAAPVPTVSGVAPNTGPAAGGTAVTITGTGFTGASAVTFGGAAATGITVVSDTSITATTPTHAAGAVAVDVTAPGGNVSKPNGFTYSAPVPTITSVAPNTGPAAGSTAVTITGTGFTGASAVTFGGAAATGITVVSDTSITATTPAHAAGAVAVAVTAPGGNASLPNGFTYSAPVPTITSVAPNTGPAAGGTAVSITGTGFTGATAVTFGSAAATAITVVSDTSITATTPAHTAGAVTVAVTASGGTGSKAGSFTYSAPMPTVTSHTLQLTAGASGTVNLTQGATGGPFTAATVATPPPASDGTASIVQNGAQWQLVYASALTAASSVVVRYTLSNASGTSAPGTVTFTVITRPDPSRDREVIGLLNAQAQSAQRFATSQITNFRDRLEQLHDDSNREATSMNVRLGAPQDPTDPNALGYARETRPSDPTRNAFAYAPSDAGNSKRLSGKTPPPKTGSPSDLAFWAGGFVNFGTSNRYNIDLGHTLIGVSGGMDYRFSPSFTAGIGLGYGRDTVDVGTNGTQSNGQAFSTALYGSYHPRNNVFIDGLLGYSALDFGSTRFVTPTSGFATGNRSGNQAFGSLSTGYEYKGVRYIVSPYGRVEAAWTQLNAFTESGASLYNLTFGDQRMNMLAGVMGLRAEYAFPQDWGVFKARGRLEYTHDFSGSSWASMGYADLKNGLPYALNIDTFTRDYVAVGLGFDATVGNGATLGFDYTTALGFEGKTQAHNFALRFGAKF, encoded by the coding sequence ATGATTGACGATCGATCGCAACACCTCGGCTTGTCGCGGGCGGAGAGTAAGGGCGTCTCTTACCTGCTGGCGCTGGTCGCACTACTCTTCATCGGTCTGCTTTGGTCAAACCCCGCTTTCGCCGCGCAATGCCCGACCTTTAACATCACGGTGCCTCATGGCGGTTCGGTCACGACGCCACATTGCAGCACAGTCGGTTTTGATGGCTTCAACCCTGTATCCTCGATACCGGTTGGCGACCTCCCGCAACATGGAACGCTGACGATCAACAAGGGCGCTTCGCCCAACACATTCACCTACACGCATAATGGCGACAGCGCGACAAGCGATTTCTTCAGGATACGGGACACTGATGACGCCCCCATCGACGTCAACGTCACGATCACGCCACCCACGTCGTCGATCACGATCACGCCGGGTTCGCTGTCCCTACAAGCCGGCACCGCATTCAATCAAACACTCACCGCCAGCGGCGGCACGGCGCCCTATACATTCTCGCTCGATGCGGGCTCGGTGCCTCCCGGACTCACTCTATCGTCCGGCGGTGTTATTTCAGGTACGCCAACGCAACGCGGGAACTTCAGCTTCACCGTCAAAGCTACGGACTCGACCTCCGCGACCGGTCTCCAGTCCTACTCGGGCAGTGTCGCCGATCCAAACCTGACGCTGACGCCGACCAGTTCGCAGGGCTCGGTCGGCACGCCGTTCGCTGTCACCTTCACTGGCGGCGGCGGTGTTGCGCCGTACAGCGCGTTCCAACCCCAGCCGGCACAGCCTCTGCCACCTGGTCTTACGCTCAGCGGACTGACGCTAAGCGGTACGCCGACGGCGACCGGCACCTATCCGTTCAATATCACCGTCCAGGATAGTAGCACCGGGAGCGGCACCTATTTTCATGACGTGCCCGTGACGGTTAAAATCGTACCAGCGCCACCGGCGATCAGCACGGTGACACCCGGCAGCGGCCCGGCGGCTGGCGGCACGGCGGTAACCATCACCGGCACCGGCTTCACCGGCGCAACGGCGGTGACGTTCGGCAGCGCGGCGGCAACAGCCGTCATCGCCGTCAGCGACACCAGCATCACCGCGACGACGCCCCCCCACGCGGCCGGAGCGGTCGCGGTCGTGGTGACGGCTCCCGGCGGCAGCAGTGCCCCCGTTCCGAACGGCTTCGCCTATGCGGCTCCCGTGCCGACGGTCAGCGGGGTCGCACCGAACACAGGCCCGGCGGCCGGCGGCACGGCGGTGACCATCACCGGCACCGGCTTCACCGGCGCCTCGGCGGTCACCTTCGGCGGCGCGGCGGCAACAGGTATCACCGTGGTCAGCGACACCTCGATCACAGCGACAACGCCAACTCATGCGGCGGGCGCGGTCGCCGTTGATGTCACCGCGCCCGGCGGCAACGTCAGCAAGCCGAACGGCTTCACATATTCCGCGCCGGTGCCGACGATCACGTCGGTCGCGCCGAACACAGGCCCGGCGGCGGGCAGCACGGCGGTGACCATCACCGGCACCGGCTTCACCGGCGCATCGGCGGTGACGTTCGGCGGCGCGGCCGCGACGGGCATCACCGTCGTCAGCGACACCAGCATCACCGCGACAACACCGGCGCACGCGGCAGGAGCGGTTGCGGTCGCGGTGACCGCTCCCGGCGGCAACGCCAGCCTGCCGAACGGCTTCACATATTCCGCGCCGGTGCCGACGATCACGTCGGTCGCGCCGAACACAGGCCCTGCGGCGGGCGGCACGGCGGTGTCCATCACCGGCACCGGCTTCACCGGGGCAACGGCGGTGACGTTCGGCAGCGCGGCCGCAACAGCCATCACCGTGGTCAGCGACACCAGCATCACCGCGACGACGCCCGCCCATACAGCGGGAGCGGTGACCGTCGCGGTGACGGCGTCCGGCGGCACCGGCAGCAAGGCGGGCAGCTTCACCTATTCGGCTCCCATGCCGACGGTCACAAGCCATACGCTTCAACTCACTGCCGGCGCATCGGGCACGGTGAATTTGACGCAGGGAGCGACCGGGGGTCCCTTCACCGCGGCCACGGTGGCCACGCCACCGCCGGCCTCAGACGGCACGGCAAGCATCGTGCAGAATGGTGCGCAGTGGCAGCTTGTCTATGCTTCGGCGCTCACCGCCGCTTCGAGCGTCGTCGTCCGCTATACGCTTTCCAATGCATCGGGCACGTCGGCGCCCGGCACGGTGACGTTCACCGTCATTACGCGCCCGGACCCCTCGCGTGACCGGGAGGTCATCGGTTTGCTCAACGCCCAGGCTCAGAGCGCCCAGCGCTTTGCAACGTCGCAGATCACCAACTTCCGCGACCGGCTCGAACAGCTTCACGACGATTCAAACCGTGAAGCGACTTCGATGAACGTGCGGCTCGGCGCCCCTCAAGACCCGACCGACCCCAACGCGCTGGGCTATGCCCGGGAAACCAGGCCCTCCGACCCGACCCGCAATGCGTTCGCCTACGCGCCGAGCGATGCCGGAAATTCAAAAAGGCTTTCCGGGAAGACACCTCCGCCCAAGACCGGATCGCCAAGCGATCTCGCCTTCTGGGCCGGCGGCTTCGTCAACTTCGGCACATCGAACAGATACAATATCGATCTCGGCCACACGCTGATCGGCGTCAGCGGCGGAATGGATTACCGGTTCTCGCCCAGCTTCACCGCGGGTATCGGCCTCGGCTATGGGCGCGATACCGTCGATGTCGGCACCAACGGCACGCAGAGCAACGGCCAGGCCTTCAGCACAGCGCTCTATGGCAGCTATCATCCGCGGAACAACGTCTTCATCGATGGCCTGCTCGGCTACAGCGCGCTGGACTTCGGCAGCACGCGCTTCGTCACGCCCACGAGCGGCTTCGCGACCGGCAACCGGTCGGGCAACCAGGCGTTCGGCTCGCTCAGCACCGGTTACGAATACAAGGGCGTCCGTTACATCGTGTCGCCTTACGGCCGCGTCGAAGCGGCGTGGACGCAACTGAATGCCTTTACGGAAAGCGGCGCGTCCCTTTACAACCTCACCTTCGGCGACCAGCGCATGAACATGCTGGCGGGGGTCATGGGCCTGCGCGCCGAATACGCCTTCCCGCAAGACTGGGGCGTGTTCAAAGCGCGCGGCCGGCTCGAATACACCCACGATTTTTCCGGCTCGAGTTGGGCGAGCATGGGTTATGCCGACCTCAAGAACGGCTTGCCCTATGCGCTGAACATTGACACCTTCACCCGAGATTATGTCGCGGTCGGTCTCGGCTTCGACGCCACTGTCGGCAACGGCGCCACACTCGGCTTCGACTACACCACCGCGCTCGGCTTTGAAGGAAAGACCCAGGCTCACAACTTCGCGCTGCGATTCGGCGCCAAATTCTAA
- a CDS encoding phage tail protein, with translation MSEPYVGEIRLFGFSRVPQGWLPCNGSLLPISQYEVLYSLVGTTYGGDGVTTFATPNLSGRVPVHSGVGPGVPPRIIGETGGSEKVTLLSAHMPYHDHPMVATTGPADSSQIAPSLEPGAVAGDTMYTSDVKGVGGATTAPASTSMAGRNIPHDNLMPTLPVQFCIAFSGIYPTQS, from the coding sequence ATGAGTGAACCCTATGTTGGAGAAATCCGGCTGTTCGGCTTCTCCCGCGTGCCGCAGGGCTGGCTTCCCTGCAATGGCTCGCTCCTGCCGATCTCTCAGTACGAGGTGCTTTATTCGTTGGTCGGCACGACCTATGGCGGCGATGGTGTGACGACCTTCGCCACGCCGAACCTCAGCGGCCGCGTCCCCGTTCACTCCGGGGTCGGTCCTGGCGTACCGCCTCGCATTATCGGCGAGACCGGCGGCAGCGAAAAGGTGACTCTGCTATCGGCACACATGCCTTACCACGATCATCCGATGGTCGCGACGACCGGGCCGGCCGATTCCAGCCAGATCGCACCGAGCCTCGAGCCCGGGGCGGTCGCGGGCGATACTATGTACACCAGCGACGTGAAGGGCGTGGGCGGCGCAACCACGGCGCCGGCGTCGACCTCGATGGCAGGCCGCAATATCCCGCACGACAATCTCATGCCCACGCTGCCGGTGCAGTTCTGCATCGCGTTCAGTGGGATTTACCCGACGCAGAGCTGA
- a CDS encoding phage tail protein: MEPFIGQIQIFGFNFAPRDWAFCNGATLAIRQNTALFSLLGTMYGGDGVTTFMLPNFAGRTGCNQGQGAGLTPRSIGEAFGENSMTLISEEMPSHSHPFTIYNQTDTSKRTSAPANGSSLLVPQNSTPFSSGGTANTQFSPGMGGLTGGNQPHENRQPYLAMNFCIALSGVFPSFGDAVA; the protein is encoded by the coding sequence ATGGAACCATTCATCGGCCAGATCCAGATATTCGGCTTCAACTTCGCTCCCCGCGACTGGGCTTTCTGCAACGGAGCGACATTGGCCATCCGGCAGAATACGGCGCTCTTTTCGCTTCTCGGCACGATGTATGGCGGGGACGGTGTCACGACATTCATGCTGCCGAACTTCGCCGGCCGCACCGGCTGCAACCAAGGTCAAGGCGCCGGTTTGACGCCGCGCTCCATCGGTGAAGCCTTCGGCGAGAACAGCATGACGTTGATTTCGGAGGAAATGCCGTCGCATTCGCATCCGTTTACGATCTATAACCAGACCGACACGAGCAAGCGCACGAGCGCACCTGCCAACGGCTCCTCGCTGCTCGTTCCGCAAAACAGCACACCTTTCAGTTCGGGCGGAACGGCGAATACCCAGTTTTCACCAGGCATGGGCGGCCTGACTGGCGGAAACCAGCCACATGAGAACCGGCAACCCTATCTTGCCATGAACTTCTGCATCGCACTGTCGGGCGTCTTTCCATCTTTCGGCGATGCCGTTGCCTGA
- a CDS encoding multicopper oxidase family protein encodes MLHGGSATLARFFAGVFVSGLGVVGSGVVAAIPAAAEIINPSVLQDERAPIAKPALSKPTLKKPALKKQAPAAPLPGNTEPVRGDRQLDLKIEYIDNRIYNPSTGGYDKVHLRGYTGKGVDPKAPYVSPTIEAIPGDTVRITLDNKLPAGPQPGDPGCMPGAQMPDIPHCFNGTNLHTHGLWVSPTGNSDNVLLSINPQTRFTYEYNIPSDHPSGTFWYHTHRHGSTALQVSSGMAGALIIRGNRFPTSTAHGDLDTLIPTSAIPERVLVMQQIQYACRGPAAKPGELGPIKQDVNGRYICDPGDVGGIEGYDQFGPGTWPASGRYTSLNGLVFDPDNPLKAKQGRIERWRMIHAGVRDTISLQFFKVRDGKLKPGTKTLLKADATAAFIKDTCGTTPVPYMQVAADGLTMGAGQMTKLATLQPGYRVDALVVFPDAGRYCVIDSSAPKSGVVNGLDVGPRLLAVVDVAAGAPVNNVESYINGKLLALAKANMPDDVKSTVIADLKNGTKLTSFTPHPDVTDDEVKGNGTQELTFFIDTTGPDVKFEVGNTLNTADVKPYDPTRIDRSLPLGKAQEWTLQSHFVSHPFHIHVNPFQVVSILDPNGKDVSAPGAIDDAGGTPPDPQYPGLKGVWKDTLWIKSLIPPSSPPAGIYTIKVRTRYERYIGEYVLHCHILDHEDQGMMQNVAVVLPDQVGDPAQGDAAQKGGKMQPGGHSGHK; translated from the coding sequence ATGTTGCATGGTGGATCGGCGACGCTCGCCAGATTTTTCGCGGGCGTTTTCGTCAGTGGCTTAGGGGTCGTCGGATCGGGGGTCGTCGCGGCAATTCCCGCAGCCGCCGAGATCATCAATCCCTCCGTGCTGCAGGATGAGCGGGCGCCGATCGCCAAGCCTGCCCTCAGCAAGCCTACTCTCAAGAAGCCTGCCCTCAAGAAGCAGGCGCCTGCCGCGCCACTGCCCGGCAATACCGAGCCTGTGCGCGGCGACCGCCAGCTCGATCTCAAGATCGAATATATCGACAACCGGATCTACAATCCGTCCACGGGTGGATACGACAAGGTCCATTTGCGCGGTTACACCGGCAAGGGCGTCGATCCCAAAGCGCCTTATGTGTCGCCGACGATCGAGGCGATTCCCGGCGACACGGTGCGCATCACCCTCGACAACAAGTTGCCGGCAGGGCCGCAACCCGGTGACCCCGGCTGTATGCCGGGTGCGCAGATGCCCGATATCCCGCACTGCTTCAACGGCACCAATCTCCATACCCATGGGCTGTGGGTAAGCCCAACCGGCAACAGCGATAACGTCCTGCTGTCGATCAATCCGCAGACGCGATTCACCTACGAATACAATATCCCGTCGGATCATCCTTCCGGTACCTTCTGGTACCACACCCACCGCCATGGCTCGACCGCGCTGCAGGTCTCAAGCGGCATGGCCGGCGCCCTGATCATTCGCGGCAACCGCTTCCCGACCTCAACCGCGCATGGCGACCTCGATACGCTGATCCCGACCTCGGCGATCCCGGAGCGGGTGCTGGTGATGCAGCAGATCCAGTATGCCTGCCGCGGGCCTGCCGCCAAGCCGGGCGAACTCGGCCCGATCAAGCAGGACGTCAACGGCCGCTATATCTGCGATCCGGGCGATGTCGGCGGCATCGAGGGCTATGACCAGTTCGGCCCGGGCACCTGGCCTGCGTCAGGTCGCTATACCTCGCTCAACGGGCTTGTATTCGATCCCGACAACCCGCTGAAGGCGAAACAGGGCCGGATCGAACGCTGGCGCATGATCCATGCCGGCGTGCGCGATACGATCAGCCTGCAGTTCTTCAAGGTGCGCGACGGCAAGCTGAAGCCGGGAACGAAAACGCTGCTGAAAGCCGACGCCACTGCGGCCTTCATCAAGGATACGTGCGGCACCACGCCTGTGCCCTACATGCAGGTCGCGGCCGACGGCCTGACGATGGGCGCGGGACAAATGACCAAGCTTGCTACCCTCCAGCCCGGCTATCGCGTGGATGCGCTTGTCGTGTTCCCGGACGCCGGACGGTACTGCGTGATCGACTCCTCGGCGCCGAAATCGGGTGTGGTCAACGGGCTCGATGTCGGGCCACGGCTGCTGGCGGTGGTCGATGTCGCCGCGGGAGCGCCGGTCAACAATGTTGAATCCTATATCAACGGCAAGCTGCTGGCGCTGGCCAAGGCCAACATGCCGGACGACGTCAAATCGACGGTGATTGCAGATCTGAAGAACGGAACAAAACTGACGAGTTTCACGCCGCACCCCGACGTCACAGACGACGAGGTGAAGGGTAACGGGACGCAAGAGCTGACCTTCTTTATCGACACGACGGGGCCGGACGTTAAGTTCGAGGTTGGCAACACCCTCAACACGGCCGATGTGAAACCTTACGATCCAACCCGCATCGACCGCTCGTTGCCGCTCGGCAAGGCGCAGGAATGGACGCTGCAGTCGCACTTCGTCAGCCATCCGTTCCATATCCACGTCAACCCGTTCCAGGTCGTCTCGATCCTCGATCCCAACGGCAAGGACGTCAGCGCGCCGGGCGCGATCGACGATGCCGGCGGCACGCCCCCCGATCCGCAATATCCCGGCCTCAAGGGTGTCTGGAAGGATACGCTGTGGATCAAAAGCCTGATCCCGCCGTCGTCGCCTCCCGCCGGCATCTACACGATCAAGGTCCGCACCCGCTACGAGCGCTACATCGGCGAGTACGTGCTCCATTGCCACATCCTCGATCATGAAGATCAGGGCATGATGCAGAACGTTGCCGTGGTGCTTCCCGATCAAGTGGGCGATCCCGCGCAGGGCGACGCGGCGCAGAAGGGCGGGAAGATGCAGCCGGGTGGTCACAGTGGCCACAAATGA